Proteins co-encoded in one Cytobacillus sp. NJ13 genomic window:
- the ispE gene encoding 4-(cytidine 5'-diphospho)-2-C-methyl-D-erythritol kinase, which translates to MKVMVKAPAKINLSLDVLHKREDGYHEVEMIMTTIDLADRLELTLLDKDEIKIISHNRFVPDDQRNLAYQAAHLLKERFQVKKGVSITIEKAIPVAAGLAGGSSDAAAALRGLNKLWDLGLSLNELAEIGTEIGSDVSFCVYGGTALATGRGEKIQELPAPPTCWVILAKPFIGVSTADVYRRLDVEQVQHPNTAGMIEAINTGSYYDVCRNMGNVLEDVTLNMHPEVLQIKDQMKRFGADAVLMSGSGPTVFGLVHHDSRMHRIYNGLRGFCDQVFAVRMLGERHKLD; encoded by the coding sequence TTGAAGGTCATGGTTAAGGCGCCTGCTAAGATCAATTTGTCATTAGATGTTTTGCATAAACGGGAAGATGGCTATCATGAAGTGGAAATGATAATGACAACGATTGATTTGGCAGACCGCCTGGAATTAACACTTTTAGATAAGGACGAGATAAAGATTATCTCTCATAACCGTTTTGTTCCGGATGATCAGCGGAATTTGGCTTATCAGGCTGCACACCTTCTTAAGGAACGGTTTCAAGTGAAAAAAGGTGTGTCCATTACAATAGAAAAAGCGATTCCGGTTGCTGCGGGACTTGCTGGAGGCAGCAGTGATGCAGCAGCAGCTCTAAGAGGCCTTAACAAGCTGTGGGATTTGGGGCTTTCATTGAATGAGCTTGCCGAAATCGGTACGGAAATCGGTTCAGATGTTTCTTTTTGTGTATACGGAGGAACTGCATTAGCTACAGGAAGAGGAGAAAAAATTCAGGAGCTTCCTGCCCCTCCAACCTGCTGGGTCATACTGGCTAAGCCGTTCATCGGCGTATCGACTGCTGATGTTTATAGAAGACTGGATGTAGAGCAGGTACAGCATCCGAATACTGCGGGAATGATCGAAGCGATAAATACGGGCAGCTACTATGATGTCTGCCGGAACATGGGGAATGTTCTGGAGGATGTAACACTAAATATGCATCCCGAGGTGCTGCAAATAAAAGACCAGATGAAACGATTTGGAGCGGATGCTGTTCTGATGAGCGGCAGCGGACCGACCGTCTTTGGGCTTGTGCATCATGATTCAAGAATGCATCGGATTTATAATGGCCTTAGAGGGTTTTGCGACCAGGTTTTTGCGGTCAGAATGCTCGGAGAAAGACATAAGCTTGATTAA
- a CDS encoding small, acid-soluble spore protein, alpha/beta type: MGRRRGVMSDGLKEEIAKELGFYDVVQKEGWGGIRAKDAGNMVKRAIEIAQQNLLNK, from the coding sequence TTGGGCAGAAGACGGGGCGTTATGTCAGATGGTTTAAAAGAAGAAATTGCGAAAGAGCTTGGCTTTTATGATGTGGTCCAAAAAGAAGGCTGGGGCGGCATCCGTGCCAAAGATGCCGGCAATATGGTTAAGCGGGCTATCGAAATTGCGCAGCAGAACCTTCTTAACAAATAG
- the purR gene encoding pur operon repressor, translating to MKFRRSERLIDMTNYLLNHPRQLVSLTFFSERYGSAKSSISEDLTIIKETFEQRGIGTLQTVSGAAGGVKFHVKVTDDEARPFVDELCSLIASPERLLPGGYLYMTDILGDPLVVQRAGRLFASAFADKPVDVVMTVATKGIPLAYAAANYLNVPVVIVRRDSKVTEGSTVSINYVSGSAKRIQTMVLSKRSLAEGSNVLIIDDFMKAGGTVNGMVSMLEEFKANLAGIAVLVEAEKAEERLVDEYLSLVRLSDVDVREKKINVSEGNYFKK from the coding sequence ATGAAATTTCGCAGAAGCGAACGGTTGATAGATATGACCAATTATTTATTGAACCATCCGCGTCAGCTGGTATCCTTAACTTTCTTTTCAGAAAGGTATGGTTCTGCCAAGTCTTCGATCAGTGAAGATCTCACAATCATCAAAGAAACATTTGAGCAAAGAGGAATAGGCACGCTGCAAACCGTTTCTGGAGCAGCAGGCGGCGTAAAGTTTCATGTTAAAGTAACCGATGATGAAGCCCGGCCATTTGTAGATGAGCTCTGCAGCTTAATTGCCAGTCCGGAAAGGCTTCTTCCCGGCGGCTATCTTTATATGACAGACATTCTTGGAGATCCTTTAGTTGTACAGCGTGCAGGAAGGCTTTTTGCCTCAGCCTTTGCAGATAAGCCTGTTGATGTGGTCATGACGGTAGCTACAAAAGGGATTCCGCTTGCATATGCTGCAGCTAATTATCTCAATGTGCCTGTTGTCATCGTAAGACGGGACAGCAAAGTGACAGAAGGATCCACGGTAAGCATTAACTATGTGTCAGGTTCCGCCAAAAGGATTCAGACCATGGTTCTTTCAAAAAGAAGCCTGGCAGAGGGATCCAATGTCTTAATCATTGACGATTTTATGAAAGCTGGGGGAACGGTTAATGGCATGGTCAGCATGCTGGAAGAATTCAAAGCAAACCTCGCTGGCATTGCTGTCCTGGTCGAGGCAGAAAAAGCAGAAGAACGGCTGGTTGATGAGTACCTTTCTCTTGTGCGTCTATCCGATGTTGACGTGAGGGAAAAGAAAATCAATGTAAGTGAAGGCAACTATTTTAAAAAATAA